From the genome of Triticum aestivum cultivar Chinese Spring chromosome 1A, IWGSC CS RefSeq v2.1, whole genome shotgun sequence:
gattttaagatagtgtcaaataaggaattttctccaCAACATTTGCAGGTCTCGGGCAGCTTCAGTACGGGGTCTACAGTAGACGCATGGAGCACGACGGCGGCGCAAGTTGAATCTGCAGTGGCTGCGAAGGAGGTATGAATCATAGCATCGGCGAGAGCCAGTTTTTCATCAGAAAGGTCTGCTAAGTTGGTTTTATTCTTTTTTGAGTGGTGTCTGCTGAGTTGGTGCGGATGGAGGTTCGTTCGAGGGGATGACTTTTGGGATGGCTCGGGAAGAATGGTGGACCGTGCACCGAAAGCCTGATCCGCCCGCTGGACGATGCCTCCGTCACAATGAATGCGCCTAGGCCCACCAAAATTTCAGACGAAATACCTACTGGAATACAGCTACGAATACATTGAGGGGCACTGATCCGAATGCGAGTTGGCGGCTGAGATTTCGGGAGCAGCTGAGCCTGGGCTCAGAATCGAATATCCCAAAGAAGTCGCACTTAATTATCAGAAGAGCCCCAAGCAAACATGTTCTACTACTGTTACTACTTATTACTCCCTTCAATTATTAAACCCATTAAGCGTCACGTGATGGGtggccaaccagctatgccacgtgGCGCAAGCTGGTTAGTCGTGGTAAAAAAGTTTTTGTGATATTATTTTTTGATGAAGGCGAGgaattttttaaattttatttcttttttatatgGAGGTGATGACCGCACATATTTTTTTAATAGAGGGCTACGCAAAGTGACGATTGCTGGTAGGCTGCGTTGgtcattttttttttcttttttacttctttttctACAAGGACGTGAGGAtttttttttttttaaaattagATGGGGCGACGACTCCATGTATTCTTTAAAATGAAAACGTGTGCACAACTCTCTCTTGAGCGGCGTCACAGGGGTGATGTCGCTAACCACTagtccaaaataagtgtcgcagttttagCCTTAGTTCAAAACTCCCCAGGGGCATTTTCTCTTGATGTTAGCATTATGGCCTAACCTTTACTTACCTTGTCCGATGCCTGAAGCCCTCTCAGCCTCACCAATCTTAACCTCTCCTGGGGCAACTTCATCAATCAGACTGCCATAGGCATCGTGCACCTCAAAAACCACATCTCCATTTAtgtatctgaaattctgaatactTTGGTTTGGACGCCATTTTGGTAAGGTTATGAAAGGAAATTTCTAGGTTCTTAATCTAAGGAGCATTAGCAATCAATTTAATGACCATTTCTCACCGTGGCTTGGAAAACTTCCAACAGCTTAGAATTCTTGCATTGCGATTTAAGAACTGACATGACTCGGTAATTGATCTCAAAGGGCAGCAGAAATTGAGAGGAGCTTTCAGATTTGCAAGCAATTGACCTAGGTTAAACAATTTATCAGGAATGTGAATTCAGACAGGTTTGATAAACTAAAATCAATGGCTCCAAGATCTAATGGTGTTGTACATGAAATATACAGAGATATATAATTGTAAAGTATGAAGGGCAGCATACTTGCCAAGTTAAAGCAAGCATCCACCGCCTTGTCCGGAACCACTACCACATGTAATGGTAAATTATCACCTTGCCTGTAGATGATAATATAATGCTAGGATAATTATTAGTATTTTTCTCTTAAAACTAAATGCAGAACAAAATGAGCAATAGTGGGATAgttcaaaataaataaatcatggcgGGCATACTTACTGGTGGTAAAATGTCAGCCTTTAGCCCGGAGAGCAATTCTTGGGCAGAAACTTGATGATGAACATTCTTAATTAAGTAAGGCGGAATTTGCAAATTGCAGCTATACAAAGAACTTACTAACTCTACACACAAGGATGCGCCTTCCTTCTGAACATGAATTCCAAATTTGGCAAAAATATAAACAGCGTAGCCGGTTTCATCTTTAAGAAAAGTCCAGTCTATTACAGTGCACGGTATCAACTGAAAGGTAAATCAGGGTGTTGGTTATACACATTAGTGTATAACAGGCATAAGTTATAAGCTGCAAAGTAACAGAAGCATTGGTCGATTTCCATTTCCAGTTCCTCATAACGTGTCATTTCAGATATACATAGGGAAGTATGAGTCCATAGATATGCACTGCAAGATGTGGAACCTGAGAATGATCCCTCTATACATTTCACTATGGCCTATGCCCAGAGAGCTAATATCGACATAGaagcagatccaagcaccaatGCAATATAAGAGGCCTTCTTCAGTTTCAGAGATGATGACATCATCTTGTTGTGGAAGAAATCAAGAGAAATGAGGTCGACGAGCGCCATGTAGACAAGGATTCCGGCAGAGAGTGAACCAAGAAGGCCTTCAATTATTAGGGCGTTTGGACTGCTATCGTCATAACCAGTCATATGGAAGACTGCCATCCCAAGAAGTATTCCCAATGGTGTTGTCACTGAGAACATTATGCACATGTAACCCACTGTTGCCATTCCGAAACCAGCCTGTGAGAAATAGACAAGTATGCGTTCAGTCATCAATGAACTTCACAAAACCCTTCTAACTGGTGTTTATGTGGTGCTACAATTTCAGAGGAGAACTTCTAAAGCAAATCATCATATGGCAAGTATGGATGACTATAAACGAATACACATATACAGAAAGTGGTAAAGTATACAGCTGGAAATTGCTCCACGGGGGTCGTACCATCTAAAGTTATGACTATTTAACACACATACATACAAAATGAGTGTTGCAGGTGGCTCtgtttgatactccctccgttcggaattacttgtcttagatttgtctagatacggaggtatctagcactaaaatgagtctagatacatctgtatctagacaaatccaagacaagtaattcggaacggagggagtacattatggCAATGACTCCGAAAAAAGGATAGGAATTGCACTAGTGCCTTTGCTAAAACTGgagatttcagtttcaattgatcAGTCATCCTACCAATGTCAAAGTGCTTTGTGGATATTGCTCTCCAGCGCAATACCACCAAATTAAAAAGGACTTTGAAGACTTACCAAGTGCTATTCCTCTGCCCCTTCTCCTCTGTGCATAACACATCAGCATCATCTAGTGCCAATTTGGAAAAACAAAATGGACGCGGACATGGACGAACAGAATTGAAAGGGAAAAAATTGTCTACCAAAACAGTTAGGCCTCCATGAGTATATATCATACAGAAAGTTGAGGCCTCAAAACTTTGGCTGCTAAAGTAAATGCAACTGTGAGAAAAAAGGGCTCGCTGTACAGCAGGGATCCTTCCACCGATAATCACCTCCAAAGTTACCCGGAGGGTTCAGGGTAACACAAGGAGCTCAACAAATCATATTCAACTATAAGTATTTCTTGGCTGACAAAGTGGTACAGTATATGGCAAACATGCCAACTCTGAACTAAAACAATGGCATGACAGGATTACTCAAAGACAGAGAAACAAACATCTAAATCAACATACAAGGGAACAAATCCTTGTCGTTCGTATGTGCAAAGCATTAGCTTAATACTGTATTAGACATCAACATAGGTAGCTAATCACGTATTATTATACTCAATCTATAAAGTATGACCACAGGTCCATGATAGGCTCGTCTTTCTTAAGAAAATCAGTCAACAGGAAAGACACCACTGACATGAAATTTTTTAAATAAGCTGCCGACTTCGTAATTCATACCATTGCAAATATGCCGCACAACACTCACACTGAAAGTCAGAATATGaacaaaattgtactccctccgttcacaaatatacaagatgttttagatatttcaaatatggactacatacggactgaaaaaagtgaacaaacacactaaaatgcgtATATATACATCCGAATCAGAAAAAagcttagaacatcttataatagtgaacagagggagtactagactAATTTTTCAATGATGAATTCTCTTAATAACATAACAATTCAGTGATGAATTCTCCAATTGCACAGAAACATCACACCAAATTGAGCGGCATATGTTGGACTCTGACCTGTGCGATGCAGCCGCCGAGGCCCATCCCCTCGAAGACCTGGTGGAAGGATAGCGCGACGACGAGCGGGCGGATGGCGCAGACGTCCTGCGACATCCCCAAGGTGACCCCGATGATGACCGAGTGGAACACTATCCCAATCTCAAGCACCTTGGACAccatcttctgcttcttcctcgcctcctcctcctccccctccccgacCTCCACCACCTCATGCCCAGCGCCATGGCACCCGACAATAGGGACCACGGGTTCATCGCTGCGAGGCAGCCGGGCGCCTTTCTTTGGCCCGAAGAGCGCCACGTCGTCCCGGTCCGGGTCGCCGCCATTCTCGTCGGCGCGCGGCGCCGGGTCGTCGCGGTCACTCTCGTCCAAGAAAGCGCGTTTCCTGGGTCTCATTTCGCCGGTGAGCTCGAAGGCGGGGGCCTTCTTGGTGGTGGGGATTGGGGCGTAGGGCTGGTCCTCCTGCTGCTGCGGCTGCTGGTGGCCGTGGGCTTCGAGGTGCGACGAGGCGGAGAGGTCGACGAGGAGCGCGAGCAGCGCGCCGACGAGGCAGAGGAGCCCCGCGAAGGGGAAGTCCCTCCAGGGCCGGCGCGACGCGACGGCGCAGTCGGCGAGCGCCGCGTAGGCGTCCGGGAGGACGTGGACGAGGGAGGTGGAGAGGATGACCCCGGCCGCGTAGCACTTGACGAGGAGCAGGCCCCGCGCGTACCCGTCCCGGCCGCGGAAGGCCCTGGTGAGGGCGACGGGGAGGCAGACGCCGACGGCGCTGGCGATGAGGATGGCGAGCAGGGAGCCCGTCTtgagccgcgccgccgcggccccgtcGCGGCAGACCCTGGACAGCGCGGCGAGCTCGCCCGCCGGGAGGCACCCCCTGCCGGACATGGCGGCGCGCGAGGTGCTCGGCGAAATATCGCGCCCGCGCACGCCAGCGAGGGCGACGGCAACGGCGACAGGGTCGGCGAGCGGCAGGAGACGGAAGGGAGGACTTATGAGACTTGATGAGTGGTTACGAGAAACGAGGGAGGTTTCAACGCGAGGTGGGCCCGCGGGGAGGCCGTGCGCGACGGGGTTTTGTGGAAACTTACGATAGAAGAAGAACGGTTCAGTAGACGCTGACTGGTCTCAGTGGGCCTACTCATGTGTTGTCGTTGCTCACTGCTAGATCTACCAAGGCCCAGCTGGTGAGGAAGGCAGCAGTTTGCACCGTCTTTCTCGCTGAAGACCGGCAATCTTTGCACATACAGCACCTAATACTACTTTTTCTTTTTTGACGGAACAGCACCTAATACTTTGCACATGAGTAGTAAAAAGTTCTTTTGCACTAAATTGCAGATTGCACCAAGAACGGCGTTTGCTCGGAACAATCAGGCATTTGCGTAAAAATGCTAGACATACAAAGATTTACAGGCTTTTACAGACTCTTTTCATCTAACAATCAATCACAAATCTCTCCCTCCTCCCTGATTTTCAAAGGGGTGGACCATCCCACTCATCTGTTGTCAATGAAGACTAACCACCCTGTAAAAGCCTGTAAATtgtttgtacgtgtagcattgccGGCATTTGCGTGGGCGATGTGCGCCTCCTCTTGAGTTGTGATAGGGAGGATGTATGGGTGCTGCACCACGCACTAGCTAtaggtaaggccaactccaccgcgcgaccccatcctgtccgcgcGCGTTCGTTTAGAGTAAAACGGACGAATAGCGCGGCCCAGCGCgcggcctcaaacggacaaatgtccggattccgtccgttTTTGACCCATCCCCGAcccaaacttgcgctcggtttggggtgaaacggacgcgcgcggacggcctggacgcacgcccttgtccccccgtGGCCTGCCTGTCGGGGACACTAACAGTCCATCCGCTCCCAACGCTTGCACCCTCTCTCTCCCGCCCCGCCCCACCGCCGGCgtcgccgcctcctcaccgcgcagtTCCCGGCCGTCCCTACCAAACCatgtctcgacatggccgccaccacgcgcGCGCTTTGGCCATAGTTTTGGTCATCGATCCgaggtttggccgtcgccgtctttGCCGGTCGCAGAGGGGACACGACCGCTggcgacgtaccacggcggcctcggcagcttccgacgagagctccaaagcggccagtagccggccgacAACCACCCCTGCTACGTCCAGGTaatcatcgcggcctcttcgccaccacgaccgcaaggtgttcggcatgttgcccacaaaggtatggacagtggagacgagtttttcttccatcactttctttgttcatcggatgattcgtcgtcggatgatgaagatcttgtggtggctgcactggtcgttcacgaccacattcaacggcagcttcctcggtacagggggttagtccctggccgtgctcctaacctgaaccgcaacagggagagatgCCACGCCCTGCTttatgccgattactttgccaacaccTCGCTCTTCGAGCCGGATAAATTCCGTCGCCGTTTTCGAATGGCaagacatgtgttcaatcgtatccgagagggagtggttgctcatgacccatacttcgagtgcaagacggatgccttggcaagcttggattctcctcttaccagaaatgcaccgcggccatccgcatgcttgcatatggaattccaggagatctggtggatgagtatgtgcgtatgagtgagacaacatgtctgatgttaatgtacaagttttgccaggctgtgatcgagatgtttggcccagagtacttgaggcagccaactgccgctgatacagagagattgttggcgaccaacgcggctagaggctttccaggaatgcttggcagcatagattgtatgcactgggagtggaagaactgcccatttgcttggcagggccagtacaaggggcatgtcaacGGGTGCActatcatattagaagcggtggcatcacatgatctttggatatgccattctttcttcggcatggcagcttctcacaatgatatcaacgtgctgcagcgttctacagtcttcgcgaggcttgcagaaggccactccccacctgtcaactttgagatcaacggccaccagtacaacaagggatactatctagcagatggtatatatcctcagtggtcaacttttgtgaagacaatctcgaaaccccaaggtgagaagagaaagagatttgcccaaatgcaagagagtgttagaaaggatctagaacgtgcttttggtgtgcttcaatcccggtggggtgttcgaaaccctgcactgtcatgggatgaaaggaagctttgggaggtgatgactgcttgtgtgatcatgcacaacatgatcgtcgaggacgagcgtgatgagagtatcttcgaccaaggatttgattatcaaggtgaaaatattgagcccctgcaccaagacccggccacatttgaacagtttgcccaattccaccgtgagatgcgtgattgACACATTCATTTGAAtgttcaaaatgacttggttgagcacgtgtgggatcacattggcaatCAATAGATCTATTGGTCCATTTTATGTTCAATCAAGACAATtttgatttggttgtaaaactaatttattaaagacaatttcaattgggttgtaaaactattttaattttcagacaaaaatttgggttgtaaaactagttttgatgaaaatatgggcattttggccctgacggacaggatggggcaaaggGATGGGGCCGCGCGCTGGGTGCATGGCCACCGCATCGCAGGACACGCCCGAACACGACCCCATTGctctacccaaacggacagaatccggacaaaacatacgtccgtttggggtcgcgcgatgAAGTTGGCCTAACCCAAAGGTAGTACATCTGCACCTTCTGCTGGTATAGGGCGCTATACTCTAGCGCAAGGTACTAGTATAGGGCGCTATACTCTGGCACATGCAACTTTTTTATTTTGATAGCTTACAAAACTGACCACTTGGTGTGGCAGGTGCAACTCCGTCCACTCGGTGTCAGGCAAATACCAGATACCAAATCTACGCCACACGGGCAATTGCACAAAATCAACCATATGCCAGAGGATAAGATTTAAGGAACTCAAACAAGGAAATGATATGCAATTGTCGGTTGAAGATATTAATTGGTGATGCAAAAGAACAATTGTCACCTTTCTATTGTTAGAATTATTGGGATTTAGATCAGCTGTTATATCGAATAATTTCTAGGAAAATCCCATAGGCCAATGTGGCACATTCATGCATGACAACAAAGAAGCTAATTTTTTTCGCTAGTGGAAAATGAAACCGAATGGTGGTGAATGATGACATTCATCTCCTTATTGATGGCATCAATATTTTGGTTTCAGTTTCATTTCTTCATTAAGTACATTGGTTTTATCATACCGTGCTTGCTAGCATATTTTGTCATGCAAGAACTTGAAACGATTTGCCTACTAATGGGAGACGAAACTGGCCACTTAATAGGATTTTAGTGCGTTTGTTTCTCCTCTCCTTAATGAGAATTAGTGCGTCCATTTCAGTTTCATCTAGTTACTCCTATAAGAGGGATAGTTGTGCAACAACAAcgatcgcatatcacatctcgctgCGACAACACATGGGACGTACATGGTGATGCTACTTGAGCACCCGGTCtagagctccggggtgaaagcctaggtctgaCCCGAGTTGATTATACCTTGCAATGGCAATGTTTTTATGTCGTTACCTCGTTGAAGGCATTGTTCGGATATGCTCAGACgggttcttcagggtgaaaacctagattctaaTCTTGGGTGGTTGGATTCAGTGACGACGGCGCTTGAGCGTcattcccttcctgaaggcgttgctgttgaagaaccaCGTCGTCCGGTGTGGTGTCATAAGATGGTTGGTGCGAATACGGCTAATGTTGTAGTTTGATGTTTGCTGCCATGATCGCTTTATTTTTTTCTCTCGCTTAAGCATAGCTTTGATCTTATATGATTTTGCTATTTGCTAGCGTGTTTTTGTGTGCGTGTGTtcatgttggttgtgtgcatcctagctatgtaGAGGTCGGGTGTgcgctcattgtgtttgtatcctcttgatgcttcattttgagtcaataattctagctacctcctccatgggtatgctgaaaatgtcctcctggtctaggggtaaaacatggcttctgttgagctcctgaattgtacttccctagtccatacttcctcttgcggttctcaatctgctgatgcttcccttcaatcataagagcatggtctaccaactcctggtagttgttaaaggttgctaccatcaactgcatgctcaactcatcattcagtccttccagaaacttctcctgcttagctgcatctgtagctacgtcatctggggcataacgtgctaacttactaaagtcctccacatactgtcCAACTTTATCGAAAAAAACTCCTATAAAAGGTCGCTCCTCTTCCCGACGAGAAACAACTCCTCGCATTGTTCCAGAGCATTGCACTCCCATCTCGCTTCCCGGCGTGCATCGGAGAGTGAGACAGCGGGCCTCCGAAACTCCGCCTCTTGTGATCCGGTATGGGAGAGGGGTGATctggtttttggggagcgtccttGCGTGACTGTTGGATTCTTGTTCATCGTGGTCGCGAATGGCGACATCACCGACGACGAGTTTCCCAACGACGACTTCTACACCAACGTCAATGACCTCTTCAACGACATGATGATCGGGACATCTACACTTTCTGCTACTATGTCGTATGCCATCTTATCCTCACTGTTAGGGCTAGCATTTGGTTTATTGCTAGTAGAGATTGACATGGATATGATGCATTTTGCTTATGATTTTGATTGCATGACTAGTCTCAACGAATTGTTGCTAGTTTCTAGTTTCACCACTATATTACTATTCATGTTTTATCCGCTATTTGCTGGATTAAACTAAACTAGAAAATACCTAATTATTtgacaatccaaaaacctgatgtGTGTAGGCAATTTTCTCCAATTGCATCTGCCGCTACTCTTAAGCCTTATGTGTTCGAGGGTGCGAACTATAAGAGGTGGCGTGTGAGGGCAGCTCTTTGGCTTACCACCATGAACTGTTTTCACGCCTCTAAGGGCAAGCCAGATGGAGAGATAACTGATGAGTAGGAGCAAGCTTTCTAGGCTATGGACACCCTCTTCTGAGGTGCTGTTCTAAGTGTTCTTGGCGACAAGATTGCCGACCCCTTCATGACCATCATGGTCGGTAAGGATATGTGGGATGCGCTTGAGGCCAAATTTGGAGTCTCAGACGCATGAAGTGAGTTGTATGTCATGGAGCAATATCATGACTACAAAAAGACTGATGACCACTCCGTTGTAGAGTAGGCTCATGAGATTTAGCCGCTCACAAAAGAACTTGAGCATCTTAATTGTGTGTTACCGGACAAATTCATTGCCgaaggcatcattgccaagcttcctccttcatggaggaattttgttacctctctgaagcataagaggcaagaCTTTACTGTTGTCAATctaattggcactcttgatgtaGAAGAGGAGGCGAGGGCAAAAGACACACATGCTCGTTTCCATGAGGGAATCCTAGTGCCAATTTGGTACAAAAGAGAAATTTCCAAACCCACAAACCCAAGAACAAAAACAATTATGCGGGCAAAGGAAAATTTGATGGCAAGTACAATGCCCCACAACCTGTCAACTTCAAGAAGAAAAAGGAGACTTATAAGAAGAAAG
Proteins encoded in this window:
- the LOC123039690 gene encoding zinc transporter 6 isoform X1, encoding MSGRGCLPAGELAALSRVCRDGAAAARLKTGSLLAILIASAVGVCLPVALTRAFRGRDGYARGLLLVKCYAAGVILSTSLVHVLPDAYAALADCAVASRRPWRDFPFAGLLCLVGALLALLVDLSASSHLEAHGHQQPQQQEDQPYAPIPTTKKAPAFELTGEMRPRKRAFLDESDRDDPAPRADENGGDPDRDDVALFGPKKGARLPRSDEPVVPIVGCHGAGHEVVEVGEGEEEEARKKQKMVSKVLEIGIVFHSVIIGVTLGMSQDVCAIRPLVVALSFHQVFEGMGLGGCIAQAGFGMATVGYMCIMFSVTTPLGILLGMAVFHMTGYDDSSPNALIIEGLLGSLSAGILVYMALVDLISLDFFHNKMMSSSLKLKKASYIALVLGSASMSILALWA
- the LOC123039690 gene encoding zinc transporter 6 isoform X2; the protein is MSGRGCLPAGELAALSRVCRDGAAAARLKTGSLLAILIASAVGVCLPVALTRAFRGRDGYARGLLLVKCYAAGVILSTSLVHVLPDAYAALADCAVASRRPWRDFPFAGLLCLVGALLALLVDLSASSHLEAHGHQQPQQQEDQPYAPIPTTKKAPAFELTGEMRPRKRAFLDESDRDDPAPRADENGGDPDRDDVALFGPKKGARLPRSDEPVVPIVGCHGAGHEVVEVGEGEEEEARKKQKMVSKVLEIGIVFHSVIIGVTLGMSQDVCAIRPLVVALSFHQVFEGMGLGGCIAQRRRGRGIALGWFRNGNSGLHVHNVLSDNTIGNTSWDGSLPYDWL